One genomic segment of Streptomyces sp. TLI_146 includes these proteins:
- a CDS encoding IS110 family transposase, producing MTKQRARIWVGIDVGKAHHWAAAVDETGSTLWSKKIDNDEAAILTALGEILDLAAEVGWAVDITGTSSALLLALLAAHGQQAVYVPGRTVNRMSGAYRGEAKTDARDAYVIAEAARHRRDFAPIDVPAELAAGLALLTSHRSDLMADRVRMLNRLKDVLTGMFPALERAFDYSAHKGAVVLLTGYQTPAAIRRRGRARLTAWLANRNVRGADAVAAAALEAAQAQQTALPNETVAAQIIADLAAQILAMEDRLKCIDQQIRETFRSHPQADIIESLPGMGPILGAEFIVAAGAMSAYADAGHLASAAGLVPVPRDSGRRTGNLHRPKRYNRRLRRVFYLSAQVSIMREGPNRDFYLKKRSEGLKHVQAVIAVARRRIDVLWALLRDNRLFTPTPPAPQAA from the coding sequence GTGACCAAGCAACGGGCCCGCATCTGGGTGGGCATCGACGTAGGCAAGGCCCACCACTGGGCAGCTGCAGTAGACGAGACCGGTTCGACCTTATGGTCGAAGAAGATCGACAACGACGAGGCGGCGATCCTCACCGCGCTCGGCGAGATCCTCGACCTGGCCGCCGAGGTCGGCTGGGCCGTGGACATCACCGGCACATCCTCCGCGCTGCTGCTGGCCCTGCTCGCGGCCCACGGTCAGCAGGCCGTTTACGTGCCCGGCCGCACGGTCAACCGCATGTCCGGCGCCTACCGCGGCGAAGCCAAGACCGACGCTCGCGACGCGTACGTCATCGCTGAAGCAGCTCGCCACCGCCGGGACTTCGCCCCTATCGACGTGCCCGCCGAACTGGCCGCCGGTCTCGCTCTGCTGACCTCCCACCGTTCCGATCTGATGGCCGATCGGGTGCGGATGCTCAACCGCCTCAAGGACGTGCTCACCGGCATGTTCCCAGCCCTGGAACGGGCCTTTGACTACTCGGCGCACAAGGGCGCCGTGGTGCTGCTGACCGGCTACCAGACCCCCGCCGCGATTCGCCGTCGCGGCCGAGCTCGGCTCACGGCTTGGCTGGCCAACCGCAACGTGCGTGGTGCCGACGCAGTCGCAGCCGCCGCGCTCGAAGCCGCTCAGGCTCAGCAGACCGCACTGCCCAACGAGACCGTCGCGGCCCAGATCATCGCAGACCTGGCCGCGCAGATCCTGGCTATGGAAGATCGCCTCAAGTGCATCGACCAGCAGATTCGAGAGACCTTCCGCAGCCACCCCCAGGCCGACATCATTGAGTCCCTGCCGGGCATGGGGCCCATCCTGGGCGCCGAGTTCATCGTAGCTGCGGGCGCCATGTCGGCCTACGCAGATGCCGGCCACCTGGCCTCGGCAGCGGGACTCGTACCCGTCCCTCGCGACTCCGGACGACGCACTGGGAACCTGCATCGACCCAAACGCTACAACCGCCGACTGCGCAGAGTCTTCTACCTGTCCGCGCAGGTGAGCATCATGCGCGAGGGCCCCAACCGGGACTTCTACCTCAAGAAACGCAGCGAGGGCCTCAAACACGTCCAGGCCGTCATCGCGGTGGCCCGACGGAGGATCGACGTCCTGTGGGCACTGCTTCGGGACAACCGGCTGTTCACGCCAACTCCTCCGGCCCCGCAAGCAGCTTGA